A region from the Metarhizium brunneum chromosome 7, complete sequence genome encodes:
- the inhA_4 gene encoding Isonitrile hydratase: MSQPFNLTNPGRILRVGVVLLKGIVEIIDVAPVDQIHQISDRFVNPLPSSVVPDDLKPYAIKTEYHWVSEAGPGTLVNGTSGIVVSPTDSFETCPPLDIVVVPASASANASEAELDFLRKTYDESAAFITICFGMSAPLQAGILEGKTATAPRFRLDTFREMAPGTNWIDKRWARDGKLWTSGALLNGLHLMSAFIQETWGSSEQGARLVGAMAEMGAWPDGSPEYDDEEGKPFP, translated from the exons ATGTCTCAGCCTTTCAACCTGACCAACCCCGGTCGCATCCTCCGCGTCGGCGTTGTCCTTCTGAAGGG TATAGTCGAAATAATCGATGTGGCACCCGTGGACCAAATCCATCAGATCAGCGATCGCTTCGTCAATCCACTGCCATCGTCGGTCGTCCCCGATGATTTGAAGCCGTATGCGATCAAGACAGAATACCACTGGGTCTCCGAAGCCGGCCCAGGGACACTTGTGAATGGGACCAGTGGCATAGTCGTGTCGCCAACT GACTCCTTTGAAACATGCCCACCCCTCGATATTGTTGTCGTTCCcgcgtcggcctcggccaatGCTAGCGAAGCCGAGCTCGATTTTCTCAGAAAGACTTACGACGAGAGCGCTGCGTTTATTACCATCTGCTTCGGCATGTCAGCTCCATTGCAGGCTGGCATATTGGAGGGAAAGACTGCAACTGCGCCTCGCTTCCGGCTTGATACATTCCGAGAGATGGCTCCTGGCACAAACTGGATTGACAAGCGCTGGGCGAGAGACGGCAAGCTTTGGACCAGTGGCGCGCTGCTGAATGGGCTGCACCTCATGTCGGCCTTTATCCAGGAGACTTGGGGCAGCAGCGAACAAGGCGCCAGACTTGTCGGCGCCATGGCAGAGATGGGGGCTTGGCCGGATGGTAGCCCAGAGTatgacgacgaagagggAAAACCGTTCCCATAA
- the OPT2_1 gene encoding Oligopeptide transporter 2: MNDETSIYDAFDDPFTNLMRNYPEVPDWWFLMIASVSFILAIVVVTNWPQLDTPVWTIFFVIGLNLVFLIPMSYLYAISGTTEGLNVVTELVVGYALPGRPEALMFVKAFGYNINGQADNYISDQKMGFYAKVPPRAMYRGQIMSAIITALVAYGVVQFADTQIPGICTPDQESKFNCANGSQVYFASSVVWGAIGPKRIFSQIYPAMKYCFLLGFILALVWWTTKRFGSYVREACRAALPAAVFTPLNVVVFTPISWLKHVHPSLVFNGLLQWAPVNLTYFTGGLYLSFAFMFYLRRYKTAWWEKYNYVLSAGLTGAVAFSGIIIFFAVQYHPKTISWWGVDIVSNTIDGGTGQGARLTAMPPKGYFGPDSWS; this comes from the exons ATGAATGACGAAACCTCGATTTACGACGCATTCGATGACCCATTTACGAACCTGATGCGCAACTACCCCGAGGTTCCAGACTGGTGGTTCTTGATGATTGCCTCCGTCTccttcatcctcgccatcgtcgtcgtgaCCAACTGGCCTCAGCTTGACACACCAGTGTGGACAatcttcttcgtcattgGGCTCAACTTGGTATTCCTGATTCCAATGTCCTATCTATACGCTATCTCGGGCACAACCGAAGGACTCAATGTCGTGaccgagctcgtcgtcggctaCGCTCTACCCGGACGCCCAGAAGCCCTCATGTTTGTCAAGGCCTTTGGGTACAACATTAACGGACAGGCAGATAATTACATTTCCGACCAAAAGATGGGCTTCTACGCCAAGGTGCCCCCCCGCGCCATGTACCGCGGCCAGATTATGAGTGCCATCATCACGGCGCTCGTTGCCTACGGCGTTGTCCAATTTGCCGACACGCAGATCCCCGGCATTTGCACGCCAGACCAAGAGTCCAAGTTCAACTGCGCCAACGGCTCCCAGGTGTACTTTGCCTCGTCGGTAGTTTGG GGCGCCATCGGTCCCAAGCGAATCTTCAGTCAGATTTACCCTGCCATGAAATACTGCTTCCTGCTCGGCTTCATCCTTGCCCTCGTGTGGTGGACCACGAAGCGATTCGGTTCGTACGTCCGTGAGGCGTGTAGGGCTGCCCTGCCCGCGGCCGTCTTCACACCACTTAATGTCGTCGTCTTTACGCCCATTTCTTGGCTGAAACATGTCCACCCGTCGCTTGTTTTCAACGGATTGCTGCAGTGGGCGCCGGTCAATCTGACCTACTTTACTGGTGGCTTGTATCTCTCCTTTGCCTTCATGTTCTATCTTCGGAGATACAAGACGGCGTGGTGGGAAAAGTACAACTATGTGCTTTCGGCTGGACTAACCGGTGCCGTGGCGTTTtcgggcatcatcatcttttTTGCGGTGCAGTATCACCCCAAGACGATTAGCTGGTGGGGTGTCGATATTGTCTCGAATACGATTGATGGCGGAACCGGTCAGGGCGCTCGGTTGACTGCGATGCCTCCCAAGGGGTATTTTGGTCCGGACTCCTGGTCTTAG
- the OPT2_2 gene encoding Oligopeptide transporter 2 produces MATRRSHTADSVRSDTSLPDHAIEEKDVSKTIMKDVDTVVHNLVEKLEHTGDVMAPIDDIEYVMDKIETLTIPECKAILEELLKSHEYDYNFSNTLRQKLADLLKGPGEGQSTAEWELELKTETAVNKFYSPYPEVRAISTPTDDVDIPCETIRAHLLGYLWAILAQFTNSLFNSRFPQITITSAVTQILLYPCGLLVAAVLPDWGFTVGGKRISLNPGPWSYKEQMLATIIIDVGLTSAYCFWNIQTQTVYYKDKWLTPGYGILLLLSTQLMGLGFSGLLRRFVVYPVEALWPNILPTLALNRALLVPEKKETLHGWSMSRYKFFFIVFSAMFVYFWLPDYLFPALSLFAWMTWIAPNNFNLNAITGSQMGLGFNPVSTFDWNVLSTYSQPLAYPFFAFSQQFMGTVLGGFIIIALYYTNVQWTSYLPINSSGIFDNTGSPYNITKVVNSDTGALNEADFEAYSPAFYSAGNLLLYGAFFAFYPLTMVFILLDAWRPLLKAYKSMMVSILTTI; encoded by the coding sequence ATGGCTACGAGGCGTTCTCATACCGCTGACTCCGTCAGGAGCGACACTTCTCTCCCTGATCACGCCATTGAAGAGAAGGATGTCAGTAAAACCATCATGAAAGATGTCGACACGGTTGTGCATAACCTTGTTGAGAAACTTGAACATACGGGCGATGTTATGGCACCAATCGACGACATCGAGTATgtcatggacaagattgaaacCCTGACGATCCCAGAGTGCAAAGCGATCCTTGAAGAACTGCTCAAGTCGCACGAGTACGACTACAATTTCTCAAACACTCTGCGGCAGAAGCTCGCCGACCTCCTCAAGGGACCGGGCGAGGGACAAAGCACCGCCGAATGGGAGCTGGAGCTCAAGACGGAAACGGCAGTAAACAAGTTCTACTCACCGTATCCCGAGGTTCGAGCCATCAGCACTCCCAccgacgacgtcgacattCCCTGCGAGACTATCCGTGCTCACCTCCTGGGCTACCTGTGGGCTATTCTGGCTCAGTTCACCAACTCGCTGTTCAATTCGCGCTTCCCCCAAATCACCATCACATCTGCCGTCACGCAAATCTTGCTCTATCCATGTGGACTACTCGTGGCCGCAGTCCTACCAGATTGGGGCTTCACCGTAGGCGGCAAGAGGATCTCACTCAATCCGGGGCCGTGGTCGTACAAGGAACAAATGCTagccaccatcatcatcgacgTGGGCTTGACTTCGGCGTACTGCTTCTGGAACATCCAGACCCAGACCGTCtactacaaggacaagtgGCTCACGCCGGGCTACGGCATTCTGCTCCTGCTCTCCACGCAGCTCATGGGACTCGGATTCTCCGGCCTCCTGCGCCGCTTCGTCGTCTATCCCGTCGAGGCGCTGTGGCCCAACATCCTGCCCACCCTGGCACTCAACCGGGCGCTTCTGGtgccggagaagaaggagaccCTCCATGGCTGGAGCATGTCGCGGTACAAGTTCTTCTTCATTGTGTTCAGCGCCATGTTTGTCTACTTTTGGTTGCCTGATTACCTGTTTCCCGCGCTGAGCCTGTTTGCTTGGATGACGTGGATCGCGCCAAACAACTTCAACCTGAATGCCATTACGGGCTCCCAGATGGGATTGGGCTTCAACCCCGTTTCCACGTTTGACTGGAACGTGCTGTCCACCTATTCCCAGCCTCTGGCCTACCCGTTTTTCGCATTCAGCCAGCAGTTTATGGGCACGGTTCTCGGCGGTTTCATCATTATAGCGTTGTATTATACCAACGTGCAGTGGACGTCGTACCTTCCCATAAACTCGTCTGGCATCTTTGACAATACGGGAAGCCCGTACAACATTACCAAGGTTGTCAATTCCGACACGGGGGCCTTGAACGAAGCTGACTTTGAGGCATATTCTCCGGCTTTCTACAGTGCCGGAAACCTGCTCCTCTACGGTGCATTCTTTGCCTTTTACCCACTTACCATGGTTTTTATTCTTCTCGATGCTTGGAGACCGCTCCTGAAAGCGTACAAGTCCATGATGGTGTCTATCCTCACGACTATTTGA
- the NAGLU_1 gene encoding Alpha-N-acetylglucosaminidase, with amino-acid sequence MLPTRLFVPGLTIVSSLLVSAESIDGIKALATRLFKGHGGEFEFTLTANTERPSRWNPPKNDNYTVSSRNGKIHIEGTTLSALARGLRHYSVDSLQLDEFLFAESHAIIPDKLPLPRQSLSRTSVVPWRYNLNTVTFSYSFVWYQWEDWEKLLDWAALRGTNIQLAWVGFEKIFLDSFRDLGMTDEEIIPFFSGPAFQAWNRFGNTQGSWGGVGNLSSSWIDSQFELQKKIVARMVDLGITPVLPAFPGFVPPAFSRVQPDANTTKAPRWTGLPDTNTRDTFLSPLDTSYARLQQAFISKQIEAFGNVTNIYTLDQFNEMPPTSNEPSYLSQVSTYTYKALTAANPAAVWLLQGWLFLNSGLWTEERVTAYLGGPEGHNSMLVLDLYSESRPQWQRTNGYFGRPWIWCQLHDFGGNMGMYGQISDITVQSMDALRTSPSLSGFGMTPEGYEGNEVVYQMLFDQAWTTTPIDTSGYFYGYVVRRYAGVSQTNSLFQAWDILRQNIYDNKDRQVPCVGVGIYQNAPSLSGLVNRTGNWPPPTKVYYDPATLKKAHSLLIQAANEIPQLWEIPTFQLDIVDVTRQVMSNAFNTMYTDYVQIFNSQLSRQKRQIGNHGELQRRDDFATKGKQLLDFLTDLDRVLATNQHFRLDSWLDAAQYWAKQTGANDLVAFNARSQITTWIWESEALNDYAAKEWSGLTRSYYRGRWSIFVDGLNKALETKKLDEAAIHNQIRTFEKLWQYRGFQSEEASTARAAIKDVLPGMMEKWQSVFK; translated from the exons ATGCTGCCAACTCGACTCTTTGTACCTGGCCTAACCATTGTCTCGTCTCTTCTGGTTAGCGCCGAGTCCATCGATGGCATCAAGGCGCTTGCAACACGACTGTTCAAGGGGCACGGCGGCGAATTTGAGTTTACCTTGACGGCGAATACTGAACGACCGTCGCGGTGGAATCCACCGAAGAACGACAACTATACTGTATCGTCGAGAAATGGCAAAATTCATATTGAAGGCACAACGCTGAGTGCACTCGCAAGAGG TCTTCGTCACTATTCTGTTGATTCTCTTCAGCTGGATGAGTTCCTGTTTGCTGAGAGCCATGCTATCATCCCAGACAAGCTCCCACTACCAAGACAGTCTCTGAGCCGCACCAGCGTCGTGCCATGGAGGTATAATCTAAACACGG TGACCTTTTCCTACTCGTTTGTATGGTACCAATGGGAGGATTGGGAGAAACTGCTCGACTGGGCCGCATTGAGAGGCACCAACATTCAGCTAGCTTGGGTTGGCTTTGAAAAGATCTTTCTCGATTCTTTCCGGGACCTTGGCATGACAGACGAGGAAATCATCCCTTTCTTCAGTGGCCCTGCCTTCCAGGCCTGGAACCGTTTTGGAAACACCCAAGGGTCCTGGGGGGGCGTAGGAAACCTCAGCAGCTCCTGGATCGATTCTCAGTTTGAActgcagaagaagattgtGGCTCGAATGGTCGATCTGGGCATCACTCCGGTCTTGCCAGCGTTCCCTGGCTTCGTCCCCCCGGCTTTCAGCCGAGTGCAACCAGACGCGAATACGACCAAGGCTCCCCGATGGACTGGGCTCCCAGACACAAACACCAGAGATACTTTCCTCAGTCCTCTGGATACGAGCTATGCGCGTCTGCAGCAGGCCTTCATCTCCAAGCAAATCGAGGCCTTTGGCAACGTGACCAATATTTATACGCTTGACCAATTCAATGAAATGCCACCAACGTCCAACGAACCGAGCTACCTTTCTCAAGTTTCCACATATACCTACAAGGCTCTGACTGCTGCCAACCCTGCTGCGGTGTGGTTGCTACAAGGGTGGCTGTTCTTGAACAGCGGCTTGTGGACTGAGGAGCGCGTCACCGCGTACCTTGGTGGTCCAGAAGGGCATAACAGTATGCTTGTGCTGGATCTTTACTCCGAGTCCAGGCCCCAGTGGCAGAGGACAAACGGGTATTTTGGTCGACCGTGGATCTGGTGTCAACTGCATGATTTTGGTGGCAATATGGGAATGTACGGCCAGATTAGCGATATTACCGTCCAATCGATGGATGCTTTGCGTACTTCCCCTTCTTTGTCTGGGTTCGGAATGACACCAGAAGGATATGAAGGAAATGAAGTCGTGTATCAAATGCTATTTGACCAAGCATGGACAACTACCCCCATCGACACCTCAGGTTATTTTTACGGCTACGTCGTCCGGCGCTATGCCGGAGTTTCCCAAACGAATTCGCTCTTCCAGGCCTGGGATATTCTGCGCCAAAACATTTACGACAACAAAGACCGCCAGGTCCCTTGTGTCGGGGTCGGAATTTACCAAAATGCACCCAGTCTGTCCGGTCTAGTCAACAGAACCGGCAACTGGCCTCCTCCAACAAAAGTATATTACGACCCAGCCACGCTGAAGAAGGCCCATTCACTGCTCATTCAAGCGGCCAACGAGATTCCTCAGCTCTGGGAGATACCCACCTTCCAGCTAGACATTGTAGACGTCACGCGGCAAGTCATGTCCAATGCGTTCAACACCATGTACACGGATTACGTCCAAATCTTCAACAGCCAGCTGTCGCGCCAAAAGAGACAGATTGGCAACCATGGAGAACTCCAGCGTCGTGACGACTTTGCCACAAAGGGAAAACAGCTACTAGACTTTCTCACCGACCTCGATCGCGTGCTCGCGACGAACCAGCATTTCAGGCTGGACAGCTGGCTTGACGCGGCGCAGTATTGGGCCAAGCAGACGGGAGCGAACGACTTGGTCGCCTTTAATGCTCGTAGCCAAATCACCACCTGGATCTGGGAATCAGAAGCCCTGAACGACTATGCCGCCAAGGAGTGGTCGGGTTTGACTCGATCCTACTACCGGGGTCGGTGGTCGATCTTTGTTGATGGGCTCAACAAGGCTCTCGAAACTAAGAAGCTGGATGAGGCCGCCATACATAATCAAATCAGAACGTTTGAGAAATTGTGGCAGTACCGGGGGTTTCAGTCTGAAGAGGCGAGTACGGCTAGAGCTGCTATAAAAGACGTTTTACCTGGAATGATGGAAAAGTGGCAAAGTGTATTCAAGTAG